One window of Solwaraspora sp. WMMA2056 genomic DNA carries:
- the purF gene encoding amidophosphoribosyltransferase — translation MPRGDGRLSHDLDPQRPGPQDACGVFGVWAPGEEVAKLSYFGLYALQHRGQEAAGIAVSDGSGVVVYKDLGLVAQVFDEPTLASLRGHLAIGHARYSTTGGSTWENAQPTIKATSAGTTIALAHNGNLVNTAELAREVVERGMPTDGATSDTALVTTLLASRPDVSVEAAALEVLPTLRGAFSFVFMDETTLYAARDPHGVRPLVLGRLERGWVVASETAALDIVGATVVREVEPGELIAIDEHGLRSARFAPPEPKGCLFEYVYIARPDTTIAGRNVHAARVQIGRRLAREHPVEADLVIPVPESGTPAAIGYAEESGITYGAGLLKNSYVGRTFIQPSQTLRQLGIRLKLNPLRENVRGKRLVVVDDSIVRGNTQRAIVRMLREAGALEVHVRISSPPVSWPCFYGIDFATRAELLANGLDTEGIRRSIGADTLGYVSLAGLIAATEQPKTRLCRACFDGEYPIELPAGNLIGKHVLEGVDRRVAGGVGQLGDTTEQDFQAGGDRTGPGVQQFAVSPGGIDALHRP, via the coding sequence GTGCCTCGAGGCGACGGCCGGTTGAGTCACGATCTTGATCCCCAACGACCCGGTCCACAGGACGCCTGCGGTGTGTTCGGTGTCTGGGCCCCGGGCGAGGAGGTCGCCAAACTCAGCTACTTCGGACTTTACGCACTGCAGCACCGTGGCCAGGAGGCCGCCGGGATCGCGGTCAGCGACGGCTCGGGAGTAGTGGTCTACAAGGATCTGGGCCTGGTGGCGCAGGTCTTCGACGAGCCGACCCTGGCCAGTCTGCGCGGACACCTGGCGATCGGGCACGCGCGCTATTCCACCACCGGCGGCTCCACCTGGGAGAACGCCCAGCCGACGATCAAGGCGACCAGCGCCGGCACGACGATCGCCCTGGCCCACAACGGCAACCTGGTCAACACCGCCGAGTTGGCCCGCGAGGTGGTCGAGCGGGGGATGCCCACCGACGGTGCGACCTCCGACACCGCGCTGGTGACGACCCTGCTGGCCAGCCGACCGGACGTGTCGGTCGAGGCCGCGGCGCTCGAGGTGCTGCCGACGCTGCGGGGCGCGTTCAGCTTCGTCTTCATGGACGAGACCACCCTGTACGCGGCCCGCGACCCGCACGGCGTGCGGCCCCTGGTGCTGGGCCGGCTGGAGCGTGGCTGGGTGGTGGCCAGTGAGACCGCCGCCCTGGACATCGTGGGTGCGACCGTGGTGCGCGAGGTCGAGCCGGGCGAGCTGATCGCCATCGACGAGCACGGGCTGCGGTCGGCCCGGTTCGCTCCGCCGGAGCCGAAGGGCTGCCTGTTCGAGTACGTCTACATCGCCCGCCCGGACACCACGATCGCCGGCCGCAACGTGCACGCCGCCCGGGTGCAGATCGGTCGCCGACTGGCCCGCGAGCACCCGGTCGAGGCCGACCTGGTCATCCCGGTTCCGGAGTCCGGTACCCCGGCCGCCATCGGGTACGCCGAGGAGTCCGGGATCACCTACGGCGCCGGTCTGTTGAAGAACTCGTACGTCGGGCGGACCTTCATCCAGCCGTCGCAGACGCTGCGCCAGCTCGGCATCCGTCTCAAGCTGAATCCGCTGCGCGAGAACGTGCGCGGCAAGCGGCTGGTGGTGGTCGACGACTCGATCGTGCGGGGCAATACCCAGCGGGCGATCGTGCGGATGCTGCGCGAGGCCGGGGCGCTGGAGGTGCACGTGCGCATCTCGTCGCCGCCGGTGAGCTGGCCGTGCTTCTACGGCATCGACTTTGCCACCCGGGCCGAACTGTTGGCCAACGGACTGGACACGGAGGGTATCCGACGCTCCATCGGTGCGGATACTCTGGGTTACGTCTCGCTGGCCGGTCTGATAGCGGCAACCGAGCAGCCGAAGACACGATTGTGTCGGGCATGTTTCGATGGGGAGTATCCGATCGAGTTGCCGGCCGGCAACCTGATCGGCAAGCACGTGCTCGAAGGTGTGGACCGCCGGGTTGCTGGCGGGGTCGGCCAGCTGGGGGACACCACCGAGCAGGACTTTCAGGCCGGCGGCGACCGGACCGGCCCGGGTGTTCAACAGTTCGCTGTAAGCCCCGGCGGCATTGACGCCCTGCACCGCCCGTAG
- a CDS encoding sterol carrier family protein, with amino-acid sequence MVTVRESLAAGATPARTSLRDAVRLLLGGLAERAPGRSVEVRVPPYGAIQCVAGPRHTRGTPANVVEIDPVTWILLATGDLDWEVAVASGRVTASGPRSDISAYLPL; translated from the coding sequence GTGGTCACCGTGCGTGAGTCGCTGGCGGCCGGTGCCACGCCTGCGCGAACCTCGTTGCGTGACGCTGTCCGCCTGCTGCTCGGGGGTCTGGCCGAGCGGGCACCGGGCCGATCGGTGGAGGTGCGTGTCCCACCTTACGGTGCAATTCAGTGTGTAGCCGGTCCGCGACACACCCGTGGCACGCCAGCGAACGTCGTGGAGATCGATCCGGTGACCTGGATCCTGCTGGCGACGGGCGATCTCGACTGGGAGGTGGCAGTGGCAAGCGGGCGAGTCACCGCAAGCGGCCCCAGATCCGATATTTCGGCATACCTTCCCCTGTGA
- a CDS encoding carboxypeptidase regulatory-like domain-containing protein — protein sequence MTITSLSSGTLNSGDQATLGFRVTNANSGDDAQTSFNIRVTTNIGELRCEGQCDFTDTIDAGSSKDYSVQLIAGTLGTNQNRNGRVEIRAEVGSENGTAQRDVSVRGPQEAPRVKEVAGKVTDVSTGDPIEGAVVAMSDSQGNNFETTTNSNGNYRFTSTNDRPIAPGDLRIGAVADGYDISDAKRVSASAGQSITVDRITLKSNVEPTPSESPTPTPEATAEPTASATPGDAASAPPVDTQNLANESSGGGMGSWLLILMGGLLVALGVGAIVLLLVRRKDNDADDPDPADDGPAAGGAAVPGSRGVYHDSDDATRVAMPPMPDGPLTDATMVTRPPSLSDAPTMLHNMAPIKDEFPDPYGAPPPPGPNAPAGPDPRYGGEQRPGWGGPPAQPTYGAAGAAGATSVYGAVPGSDGPGAGGYGGSAAGSARPGAYGGSAAPGSYGAAPSSGAPGGYGAAPSSGAPGGYGAAPSSGPPGGYSYGNTTVPGQYGAPSGRPPADDPGDYRGGHGYGPDAGTSGYPAGGYGSAEPAGSGYGSDRYDEPTGRYEPDNYGRSGSPYDSAGYGSPEPTRSDAPPPRGPQPPQPGYRDADPPYGAAPGGYGGSAGYGGGGYPDSGQQPSGGGYPGSGYGSDRGGEYGSAPDQGYGAAYGGPGGYSPPAGTGYDQGGYDQGGGYRSPGGAGHDEQRLPEQRGGYDQQYGQQPFDQQPYGGQQPPVDPPARRDSPPGRGGERRSLDWLDD from the coding sequence GTGACCATCACCAGCCTGTCCAGCGGCACCCTCAACTCCGGCGACCAGGCCACCCTCGGATTCAGGGTGACCAACGCCAACTCCGGTGACGACGCCCAGACGTCCTTCAACATCCGGGTCACCACCAACATCGGTGAGCTGCGCTGCGAAGGCCAGTGCGACTTCACCGACACCATCGACGCGGGCAGCTCCAAGGACTACAGCGTTCAGTTGATCGCCGGCACTCTCGGCACCAACCAGAACCGCAACGGTCGGGTGGAGATCCGCGCCGAGGTCGGTAGCGAGAACGGCACCGCCCAGCGGGACGTCTCGGTACGTGGACCGCAGGAGGCGCCACGGGTCAAGGAGGTGGCCGGCAAGGTCACCGACGTCTCCACCGGGGACCCCATCGAGGGTGCCGTGGTCGCGATGAGCGACTCACAGGGCAACAACTTCGAAACGACCACCAACTCCAACGGCAACTACCGGTTCACGTCGACCAACGACCGGCCGATCGCCCCCGGTGACCTGCGCATCGGCGCCGTCGCCGACGGCTACGACATCAGCGACGCCAAGCGCGTGTCGGCCTCCGCCGGTCAGTCGATCACCGTCGACCGGATCACGTTGAAGTCCAACGTCGAACCCACCCCGTCGGAGTCACCGACGCCCACCCCGGAGGCCACGGCCGAGCCGACAGCGAGCGCGACCCCCGGCGACGCGGCGAGTGCGCCCCCGGTCGACACGCAGAACCTGGCCAACGAGAGCTCCGGCGGCGGAATGGGCTCCTGGCTGCTCATCCTGATGGGTGGCCTGTTGGTGGCCCTCGGCGTCGGCGCGATCGTGCTGCTGCTGGTCCGCCGCAAGGACAACGACGCCGACGACCCCGACCCGGCCGATGACGGCCCGGCCGCCGGCGGTGCCGCGGTGCCCGGCAGCAGGGGCGTCTACCACGACTCCGACGACGCCACCCGGGTGGCCATGCCGCCCATGCCGGACGGGCCGCTCACCGACGCCACCATGGTGACCCGCCCGCCGTCGCTGTCGGACGCGCCGACGATGCTGCACAACATGGCTCCGATCAAGGACGAGTTCCCCGACCCGTACGGCGCACCGCCGCCTCCGGGGCCGAACGCGCCCGCCGGGCCGGATCCCCGCTACGGCGGCGAGCAGCGGCCAGGTTGGGGCGGACCACCGGCCCAACCGACGTACGGGGCGGCCGGCGCCGCTGGCGCCACCAGCGTGTACGGGGCGGTTCCCGGGTCGGATGGACCAGGTGCCGGCGGATACGGCGGCAGCGCCGCTGGGTCGGCGCGCCCGGGTGCCTACGGCGGCAGCGCCGCACCCGGCAGCTACGGTGCCGCACCGTCGTCCGGCGCACCCGGCGGCTACGGTGCCGCACCGTCGTCCGGCGCACCCGGCGGCTACGGTGCCGCACCCTCGTCCGGGCCACCCGGCGGGTACAGCTACGGCAACACCACGGTGCCCGGCCAGTACGGTGCGCCGAGCGGCCGGCCACCGGCCGACGACCCGGGCGACTACCGCGGTGGCCACGGCTACGGGCCCGACGCCGGCACGTCCGGCTACCCGGCCGGCGGGTACGGATCGGCCGAACCGGCAGGCAGCGGGTACGGCAGCGACCGCTACGACGAACCGACCGGGCGGTACGAGCCGGACAACTACGGTCGGTCCGGTTCGCCGTACGACTCGGCTGGCTACGGCAGCCCGGAACCGACCCGCAGCGACGCCCCGCCGCCGCGTGGCCCGCAGCCACCGCAGCCCGGCTACCGGGATGCCGATCCGCCGTACGGCGCGGCACCCGGCGGTTACGGCGGCAGTGCCGGCTACGGCGGCGGTGGATATCCGGACAGCGGTCAGCAGCCCAGCGGCGGCGGTTACCCCGGTAGCGGATACGGCAGCGACCGGGGCGGAGAGTACGGTTCCGCTCCCGATCAGGGGTACGGCGCGGCCTACGGCGGCCCGGGTGGCTACAGCCCGCCGGCCGGTACTGGTTACGACCAGGGCGGTTACGACCAGGGCGGCGGCTACCGGTCACCGGGCGGTGCCGGCCATGACGAGCAGCGGCTTCCGGAGCAGCGCGGCGGCTACGACCAGCAGTACGGGCAGCAGCCGTTCGACCAGCAGCCGTACGGTGGTCAACAGCCGCCGGTCGACCCGCCCGCCCGGCGCGACTCGCCTCCTGGGCGGGGCGGGGAGCGCCGATCGTTGGACTGGTTGGATGACTGA
- the purL gene encoding phosphoribosylformylglycinamidine synthase subunit PurL produces the protein MTTQSEAAAAAGPAQSDVAVAVDPYAGGPDTVARATDTPGELQPYTELGLRDDEYERIRQILGRRPTQSELAMYSIMWSEHCSYKSSKVHLRQFSEKAPPSELMLAGIGENAGVIRVSDSLAVTFKVESHNHPSFVEPYQGAATGVGGIVRDILAMGARPVAVMDPLRFGAADHPDTARVLPGVVAGVGGYGNCLGLPNIGGEVVFDPCYQGNPLVNALCLGVLPVDRLQNKAAAGAGNVVVLMGAKTGRDGIGGVSVLASATFDDASQQRRPSVQVGDPFMEKLLIESCLELYDAGLVVGIQDLGGAGLTCALTETAAAAGTGMRVWLERVPLREPSMEPHEILASESQERMLLIVEPAKLDAVLAIADKWGVIATAIGEVTPPEPDGQPGRLTITWRDHVVVDVPPGSLADDGPVYARPMREPADLILLQADRAETLPRPGTPDELRETLLRMISSPNLCDRTWVTEQYDRYVLGNTVLAQPEDAGVVRIDDATGLGVALSVDGNGRYARLDPYHGAKLALAESYRNVAVTGARPVAVTNCLNFGSPEDPTVMWQFAEAVRGLADGCAELGIPVTGGNVSFYNQTGAAAIHPTPVVGVLGVLDDVAQRVPMGFVPPSHADGDLIMLLGETNLELSGSEWAWVTHQHLGGTPPKVDLAREQALGTVLAEAARVGHITSAHDLSDGGLAQALVEACLRRGIGARVALPPEFADGSMPFVFLFSESAGRAMVAVPRGHEKAFAALCVEHGLPWTMIGVTDPGARLLEVRDQFTVGLDELRAAYTGTLPALFSGVGPGNNLPADPQDPDASNPLDGTAVAVDSPVETTGAAAATTDVDPEPAEVAPADAAVADDTVPVDDEPADDEPADDAVTESAATTDAAADAASEPVAESADPEPTSVAVDEPVEPSADEPVADEPAADGKSTDKS, from the coding sequence ATGACCACGCAGTCGGAGGCGGCGGCCGCCGCCGGGCCGGCGCAGTCCGACGTCGCCGTCGCGGTGGACCCGTACGCGGGTGGGCCGGACACCGTGGCCCGCGCCACCGACACCCCCGGTGAGCTGCAGCCGTACACCGAACTCGGGCTCCGCGACGACGAGTACGAGCGGATCCGCCAGATCCTCGGCCGTCGGCCCACCCAGTCCGAGCTCGCCATGTACTCGATCATGTGGAGCGAGCACTGCTCCTACAAGTCGAGCAAGGTGCACCTGCGGCAGTTCAGCGAGAAGGCACCGCCGAGTGAGCTGATGCTCGCCGGCATCGGCGAGAACGCCGGCGTGATCCGGGTCTCCGACAGCCTCGCGGTCACCTTCAAGGTGGAGTCGCACAACCACCCCAGCTTCGTCGAGCCGTACCAGGGCGCGGCGACCGGCGTCGGCGGCATCGTCCGGGACATCCTGGCCATGGGTGCCCGCCCGGTCGCCGTGATGGACCCGCTGCGGTTCGGCGCCGCCGACCACCCCGACACCGCCCGGGTGCTGCCCGGTGTCGTCGCCGGGGTCGGCGGCTACGGCAACTGCCTCGGCCTGCCCAACATCGGCGGCGAGGTCGTCTTCGACCCCTGCTACCAGGGCAACCCGCTGGTCAACGCGCTCTGTCTCGGCGTACTGCCGGTGGACCGGCTGCAGAACAAGGCCGCCGCCGGCGCGGGCAACGTCGTGGTGCTGATGGGCGCCAAGACCGGCCGGGACGGCATCGGCGGCGTGTCGGTGCTGGCCAGCGCCACCTTCGACGACGCCAGCCAGCAGCGTCGCCCGTCGGTGCAGGTCGGCGACCCGTTCATGGAGAAGCTGCTGATCGAGTCGTGCCTGGAGCTGTACGACGCCGGTCTGGTCGTCGGCATCCAGGACCTCGGGGGTGCCGGCCTGACCTGTGCGCTCACCGAGACCGCAGCGGCCGCCGGCACCGGCATGCGGGTCTGGCTGGAGCGGGTGCCGCTGCGCGAGCCGTCGATGGAGCCGCACGAGATCCTGGCCAGCGAGTCGCAGGAGCGGATGCTGCTGATCGTCGAGCCGGCCAAGCTCGACGCGGTGCTCGCGATCGCCGACAAGTGGGGCGTCATCGCCACGGCCATCGGTGAGGTCACCCCGCCCGAGCCGGACGGCCAACCGGGCCGGCTGACGATCACCTGGCGCGACCACGTCGTGGTCGACGTACCGCCGGGCTCGCTCGCCGACGACGGGCCGGTCTACGCCCGACCGATGCGTGAGCCGGCGGACCTGATCCTGTTGCAGGCCGACCGGGCGGAGACCCTGCCGCGCCCCGGCACGCCGGACGAACTGCGGGAGACCCTGCTACGGATGATCTCGTCGCCGAACCTGTGCGACCGCACCTGGGTGACCGAACAGTACGACCGGTACGTCCTGGGCAACACCGTGCTCGCCCAGCCCGAGGACGCCGGGGTCGTCCGGATCGACGACGCCACCGGCCTCGGCGTGGCCCTGTCGGTCGACGGCAACGGCCGGTACGCCCGGCTCGATCCGTACCACGGGGCGAAACTGGCGCTGGCCGAGTCGTACCGCAACGTGGCCGTGACCGGTGCCCGGCCGGTGGCGGTGACCAACTGCCTCAACTTCGGTTCGCCGGAGGACCCGACCGTCATGTGGCAGTTCGCCGAGGCGGTGCGCGGGCTCGCCGACGGCTGCGCCGAGCTGGGCATCCCGGTCACCGGCGGCAACGTCAGTTTCTACAACCAGACCGGCGCGGCCGCGATCCACCCGACCCCGGTGGTCGGTGTGCTCGGTGTGCTCGACGACGTGGCACAGCGGGTGCCGATGGGCTTCGTGCCGCCGTCGCACGCCGACGGCGACCTGATCATGCTGCTCGGTGAGACCAACCTGGAGCTGTCCGGCTCGGAATGGGCCTGGGTGACCCACCAGCACCTCGGCGGTACGCCGCCGAAGGTCGACCTGGCCCGTGAGCAGGCCCTCGGTACGGTGCTCGCCGAGGCCGCCCGGGTCGGCCACATCACCTCGGCGCACGACCTTTCCGACGGTGGGCTGGCCCAGGCACTGGTCGAGGCCTGCCTGCGGCGGGGCATCGGTGCCCGGGTCGCGTTGCCGCCCGAGTTCGCCGACGGGTCGATGCCGTTCGTCTTCCTGTTCAGCGAGTCGGCGGGACGGGCCATGGTGGCGGTGCCGCGCGGCCACGAAAAGGCCTTCGCCGCGCTCTGCGTCGAGCACGGTCTGCCGTGGACGATGATCGGGGTCACCGATCCGGGTGCCCGGCTGCTGGAGGTACGCGACCAGTTCACCGTCGGCCTGGACGAGCTGCGTGCCGCCTACACCGGCACACTGCCGGCCCTGTTCAGTGGGGTCGGCCCCGGCAACAACCTGCCCGCCGACCCGCAGGATCCGGACGCGTCGAACCCGCTGGACGGTACGGCGGTCGCGGTGGACAGTCCGGTCGAGACGACCGGCGCCGCTGCGGCGACCACCGATGTCGACCCGGAGCCGGCCGAGGTCGCACCGGCGGACGCGGCAGTGGCGGACGATACGGTGCCGGTGGACGACGAGCCGGCGGACGACGAGCCGGCGGACGACGCGGTCACCGAATCGGCGGCGACGACGGATGCCGCGGCTGACGCCGCCAGCGAGCCTGTTGCTGAGTCGGCCGATCCTGAGCCGACCAGCGTCGCCGTGGACGAGCCGGTGGAGCCGTCCGCCGACGAGCCTGTTGCCGACGAGCCGGCGGCCGACGGCAAGTCGACTGACAAGAGCTGA
- the purQ gene encoding phosphoribosylformylglycinamidine synthase subunit PurQ — protein sequence MTARIGVVTFPGSLDDGDAARAVRIAGGEPVLLWHGDADLHGVSAVVLPGGFSYGDYLRCGAIARFAPVMESIVAAAADGLPVLGICNGFQILCEAHLLPGALTRNQHLHFRNRDQLLRIETAGTAFTNAFSPKQEVLIPLKSGEGCYVADERTLDELESSGRIVARYVGGNPNGSLRDIAGVTNAAGNVVGLMPHPEHAVEDLTGPSRDGLGFFTSILKHLVGVPA from the coding sequence ATGACTGCCCGCATCGGGGTGGTCACCTTCCCCGGTTCACTCGACGACGGTGACGCCGCCCGCGCGGTGCGCATCGCCGGTGGCGAACCGGTCCTGCTCTGGCACGGCGACGCCGACCTGCACGGAGTCTCGGCGGTCGTGCTGCCCGGTGGCTTCTCGTACGGCGACTACCTGCGCTGCGGTGCGATCGCCCGGTTCGCTCCGGTAATGGAATCCATCGTCGCGGCCGCCGCCGACGGGTTGCCGGTGCTCGGCATCTGCAACGGCTTCCAGATCCTGTGCGAGGCGCATCTGCTGCCCGGAGCGCTCACCCGAAACCAGCACCTGCATTTCCGCAACCGGGACCAGTTGCTGCGGATCGAAACCGCCGGCACCGCATTCACCAACGCCTTCTCGCCCAAGCAGGAGGTGCTGATCCCGCTCAAGAGCGGGGAAGGCTGCTACGTCGCCGACGAACGGACCCTGGACGAGTTGGAGAGTAGCGGCCGGATCGTGGCCCGCTACGTCGGTGGGAACCCCAACGGCTCGTTGCGCGACATCGCCGGCGTCACCAACGCCGCCGGCAACGTCGTCGGCCTGATGCCACACCCCGAACACGCCGTCGAGGACCTGACCGGCCCGTCCCGGGACGGACTCGGCTTCTTCACCTCCATCCTCAAGCACCTCGTGGGAGTGCCGGCATGA
- the purS gene encoding phosphoribosylformylglycinamidine synthase subunit PurS has product MARVVVDVMLKPEILDPQGQAVANALPRLGVSDVSSVRIGRRIEIEFAGEPDVDRAREIADKLLANPVIEDYVVRLAEPADESGEQS; this is encoded by the coding sequence GTGGCTCGCGTCGTCGTCGACGTCATGCTCAAGCCGGAAATTCTCGATCCTCAGGGCCAGGCGGTCGCCAACGCGCTGCCGAGGCTCGGTGTCAGCGACGTCTCGTCGGTGCGGATCGGTCGGCGGATCGAGATCGAGTTCGCGGGCGAACCCGACGTGGATCGGGCTCGCGAGATCGCGGACAAACTGCTCGCCAACCCGGTCATCGAGGACTACGTCGTCCGCCTGGCCGAGCCGGCCGACGAATCTGGTGAGCAGTCATGA
- a CDS encoding trypsin-like serine protease, translating to MRIRLAVAAVATTLISLVAAPPTAASAAPEEIIGGSTVSSAPWAAAVFSNGSFTCSGTIIAPNWVLTAEHCVGGSMSVRVGSVYRSSGGVTRTVSATYGRYDLALLRLSSSVSTTYVTLSSSYPPVGSTNTIYGWGMTCYSGCSASTQLKMASVQVTSTNVTDAYGGRAIRSTRINGNAWRGDSGGPQFYNGQQVGVASTANGVNIQNYGSVAYNRAWIQSVAGV from the coding sequence ATGCGTATCCGCCTGGCCGTGGCAGCAGTCGCCACCACCCTGATCAGTCTGGTCGCCGCACCCCCCACCGCCGCCTCCGCCGCGCCGGAGGAGATCATTGGTGGCAGCACCGTGTCGTCGGCCCCCTGGGCCGCAGCGGTGTTCAGCAACGGTTCGTTCACCTGTTCCGGCACGATCATCGCGCCCAACTGGGTGCTCACCGCCGAGCACTGCGTCGGCGGGTCGATGTCGGTACGGGTCGGCAGCGTCTACCGCTCCTCCGGCGGGGTCACCCGTACGGTCAGCGCCACCTACGGCCGCTACGACCTGGCCCTGCTCCGCCTCTCCAGCTCGGTCAGCACCACCTACGTGACGCTGTCCAGCAGCTACCCGCCGGTCGGCTCGACGAACACCATCTACGGCTGGGGCATGACCTGCTACAGCGGCTGCTCCGCCTCGACCCAGCTGAAGATGGCCTCGGTCCAGGTGACCAGCACCAACGTTACCGACGCGTACGGCGGTCGGGCGATCCGCAGCACGCGGATCAACGGCAACGCGTGGCGGGGCGACTCGGGCGGCCCGCAGTTCTACAACGGCCAGCAGGTCGGTGTCGCCTCCACCGCCAACGGCGTCAACATCCAGAACTACGGCAGCGTGGCGTACAACCGGGCCTGGATCCAGTCGGTCGCCGGCGTCTGA
- a CDS encoding YbjQ family protein yields MLVVTTNDLPGYEIRCVLGEVVTSVVRSINPFKEGVKALRGGKSDPEGPANLTKWRTEMIGKLGEAARKKGANAVIGMRFDTRQIGSTHMELCAYGTAAVVLQLRPDAGDDSKQAKIVASHGDSSAGNETGGSAGNK; encoded by the coding sequence GTGCTGGTCGTGACGACGAATGACCTTCCCGGCTACGAGATCAGGTGTGTCCTGGGTGAGGTGGTCACCTCGGTGGTCCGCTCCATCAACCCGTTCAAAGAAGGTGTCAAGGCGCTGCGCGGCGGCAAGTCCGACCCCGAGGGCCCGGCGAACCTCACCAAGTGGCGTACCGAGATGATCGGCAAACTGGGCGAGGCGGCCAGGAAGAAGGGTGCCAACGCGGTCATCGGGATGCGGTTCGACACCCGGCAGATCGGCAGCACCCACATGGAGCTGTGCGCCTACGGCACTGCCGCGGTGGTGCTGCAGTTGCGCCCCGACGCCGGGGACGACTCGAAACAGGCCAAGATCGTGGCCAGCCATGGCGACAGCAGCGCCGGCAACGAGACCGGCGGCTCGGCCGGCAACAAGTAG
- the purB gene encoding adenylosuccinate lyase, with protein MTSRPQIPNVLATRYASADLAVLWSPEEKIRLERRLWLAVLRAQRDLGIAVPDGVVEAYERVLDQVDLAAIAERERVTRHDVKARIEEFSALAGHEHIHKGMTSRDLTENVEQLQIRASLELIRDRVVATLARLARLAVEHTDLVVAGRSHNVAAQATTLGKRFASAAEELLIAYERLTDLIDRYPLRGIKGPVGTAADQLDLFDGDAAKVAELERRVAEHLGFRRVLASVGQVYPRSLDLDVLSSLAQVAAAPSSLATTIRLMVGQELVTEGFRPGQVGSSAMPHKMNTRSSERVNGLAVVIRGYLSMVGELAGDQWNEGDVSCSVVRRVALPDAFFAADGLFQTFLTVLDEFGAYPAVVARELDRYLPFLATTRILVAAVRAGVGREVAHEVIKEHAVGVALAMREKGAADNDLFDRLAADERLGLSRDEIAAVVADRAGFVGAAAAQVQAVADRVAEVVAAHPHAADYQPAPIL; from the coding sequence GTGACCTCGCGCCCGCAGATCCCCAACGTGCTCGCCACCCGGTACGCCTCCGCTGACCTGGCCGTCCTCTGGTCACCGGAGGAGAAGATCCGGCTGGAGCGGCGACTCTGGCTCGCCGTCCTGCGGGCCCAGCGTGATCTCGGCATCGCCGTGCCCGATGGCGTCGTCGAGGCGTACGAGCGGGTCCTCGACCAGGTCGACCTGGCCGCGATCGCCGAGCGTGAGCGGGTCACCCGGCACGACGTCAAGGCCCGGATCGAGGAGTTCAGCGCGCTCGCCGGCCACGAGCACATCCACAAGGGGATGACCTCCCGGGACCTCACCGAGAACGTCGAACAGCTGCAGATCCGGGCCTCGCTGGAGCTGATCCGCGACCGGGTGGTCGCCACCCTGGCCCGGCTGGCCCGGCTCGCCGTCGAGCACACCGACCTGGTCGTCGCCGGGCGTTCGCACAACGTGGCCGCCCAGGCCACCACCTTGGGCAAGCGGTTCGCCTCGGCGGCTGAGGAGCTGCTGATCGCGTACGAGCGGTTGACCGACCTGATCGACCGTTACCCGCTGCGCGGCATCAAGGGCCCGGTCGGCACCGCCGCCGACCAGCTGGACCTGTTCGACGGCGACGCCGCCAAGGTGGCCGAACTGGAGCGCCGGGTCGCCGAGCATCTCGGTTTCCGGCGGGTGCTGGCCAGTGTCGGGCAGGTCTACCCGCGCTCCCTGGACCTCGACGTGCTCTCCTCGCTTGCCCAGGTCGCCGCCGCGCCGTCGTCGCTGGCGACCACGATCCGGCTGATGGTCGGCCAGGAGCTGGTCACCGAGGGCTTCCGGCCCGGGCAGGTCGGTTCCAGCGCCATGCCGCACAAGATGAACACCCGGTCCAGCGAACGGGTCAACGGGCTCGCCGTCGTCATCCGGGGCTACCTGTCGATGGTCGGTGAGCTGGCTGGCGACCAGTGGAACGAAGGCGACGTCTCCTGCTCGGTGGTGCGCCGGGTGGCCCTGCCCGATGCCTTCTTCGCCGCCGACGGGCTGTTCCAGACGTTCCTCACCGTGCTCGACGAGTTCGGCGCCTACCCGGCGGTCGTCGCCCGCGAACTCGACCGCTACCTGCCGTTCCTGGCGACCACCCGGATCCTGGTCGCGGCGGTCCGGGCCGGCGTCGGCCGGGAGGTCGCCCACGAGGTGATCAAGGAGCACGCGGTCGGGGTGGCGTTGGCCATGCGGGAGAAGGGCGCGGCCGACAACGACCTGTTCGACCGGCTGGCCGCCGACGAGCGGCTCGGCCTGAGCCGGGACGAGATCGCCGCCGTGGTCGCCGACCGGGCGGGTTTCGTCGGCGCGGCGGCGGCTCAGGTGCAGGCGGTGGCCGACCGGGTGGCCGAGGTGGTCGCCGCGCACCCGCACGCCGCCGACTACCAGCCCGCCCCGATCCTCTGA